One genomic window of Nicotiana sylvestris chromosome 10, ASM39365v2, whole genome shotgun sequence includes the following:
- the LOC104243985 gene encoding serine/threonine-protein kinase PBL34-like, with the protein MGLGNDDGVKGESWDVKKSKGKKKNKDVAEEETTGCWTKLWCIGSCISSRSKVDSSISGISSTNCESKSTNDTSRDQPVAPIISSTTTSNAESNSSTSKLEEELKVSSRLRKFAFNDLKMATRNFRPESLLGEGGFGCVFKGWIEENGTAPVKPGTGLTVAVKTLNHDGLQGHKEWLAEVNFLGDLVHPNLVKLIGYCIEDDQRLLVYEFMPRGSLENHLFRRSMPLPWSIRMKIALGAAKGLAFLHEEAERPVIYRDFKTSNILLDADYNAKLSDFGLAKDGPEGDKTHVSTRVMGTYGYAAPEYVMTGHLTSKSDVYSFGVVLLEMITGRRSMDKNRPNGEHNLVEWARPHLGERRRFYRLVDPRLEGHFSIKGAQKAAQLAARCLSRDPKARPMMSEVVEALKPLPNLKDMASSSYYFQTMQADRVGSSPSTRNGVRTQGSFSRNGQQHPRSLSIPNGSHASPYHHQFPQNSPKPNGKT; encoded by the exons ATGGGATTAGGTAACGATGATGGTGTAAAAGGGGAGTCTTGGGATGTAAAGAAATCAAaggggaagaagaagaataaagacGTTGCTGAAGAGGAAACTACTGGATGTTGGACTAAGTTGTGGTGTATTGGTAGCTGTATTTCTTCAAGATCTAAAGTTGATAGCTCCATCAGTGGCATCAGCAGCACCAACTGTG AGAGTAAATCTACGAATGACACAAGCAGAGATCAACCCGTTGCTCCAATTATTTCATCTACAACTACTAGTAATGCTGAAAGTAATTCATCCACCTCAAAACTTGAAGAGGAACTTAAAGTTTCTTCTCGGCTTCGAAAGTTTGCATTTAACGATCTGAAGATGGCAACAAGAAACTTTAGACCAGAATCCCTTCTTGGTGAAGGGGGTTTTGGTTGCGTCTTCAAGGGGTGGATTGAAGAGAATGGGACAGCACCAGTTAAACCAGGGACAGGGCTTACTGTAGCTGTGAAAACACTAAATCATGATGGACTTCAGGGTCACAAAGAATGGCTG GCTGAAGTAAATTTCCTTGGTGATCTCGTTCATCCTAATTTGGTCAAACTGATCGGTTATTGTATTGAAGATGATCAGAGGCTATTAGTTTACGAATTTATGCCTCGAGGAAGTTTGGAAAACCATCTGTTCAGGA GATCCATGCCTCTTCCTTGGTCTATCCGCATGAAAATAGCTCTGGGTGCTGCAAAAGGTCTTGCTTTTCTTCATGAGGAAGCAGAAAGACCAGTAATATACCGTGATTTCAAAACATCCAACATTCTGCTAGATGCG GATTACAATGCCAAACTCTCTGATTTTGGCCTCGCGAAAGATGGTCCTGAGGGTGACAAGACACATGTTTCCACTCGTGTCATGGGAACATATGGTTATGCAGCTCCTGAGTATGTGATGACAG GACATCTTACGTCAAAGAGCGACGTCTACAGTTTTGGTGTAGTTCTACTTGAAATGATTACAGGTAGGAGATCGATGGACAAGAACCGGCCAAATGGAGAACACAACCTTGTTGAGTGGGCGCGGCCTCATCTAGGTGAAAGAAGAAGGTTTTACAGATTGGTAGATCCTAGACTTGAAGgacatttttctataaaaggtGCTCAGAAAGCTGCGCAGTTGGCTGCTCGCTGTCTTAGCCGTGATCCCAAAGCTCGGCCTATGATGAGTGAAGTAGTTGAAGCTTTGAAGCCGTTGCCAAATCTTAAAGACATGGCCAGCTCATCCTACTATTTTCAGACAATGCAAGCAGACCGAGTTGGATCAAGTCCAAGTACCAGAAACGGCGTTAGAACACAAGGATCGTTCTCGAGGAATGGACAACAACATCCTAGAAGTCTTTCAATTCCAAATGGTTCTCATGCTTCTCCATACCATCATCAGTTTCCTCAGAATTCACCAAAACCAAATGGCAAAACCTAG
- the LOC104243986 gene encoding 2-oxoadipate dioxygenase/decarboxylase, chloroplastic/amyloplastic, giving the protein MSSMIRFPSAMFSLYSSCSFKSSLFPSNFSVFRFENSKNSLSSNVVYPFWNSNFAMENRSFSVQSASKIQDGAAAKDSSFQGSESFFRSILASMEAVYLNKNPTAKAILELVHSADGDRICYDHFAFRTFGVNGHGIDSMSKLFLDFGFEQREELRFPAKKLKAFWFSPPKVSTSCRGSGVNGPLPRIFISELLVDQLSPEAQDIIKKYTDISRCGKEYAALASAFGTLAWEKPLYSEFQQLARESEYAAWTLVNGYALNHVTISTHRLTSNLRSIGNLNQFIEKNGFNLNSEGGILKVSPDGLLLQSSTVADSTSFEFSDGITEAVPCSYIEFAERLVLPQYKDLPTEKVEEFHRRDGFEVGNADKIFESTSKDQLTRRAA; this is encoded by the exons ATGTCATCAATGATCAGATTCCCTTCTGCAATGTTTTCTCTCTATTCATCTTGTTCCTTTAAGTCATCACTTTTCCCTTCTAATTTTTCTGTTTTCCGTTTTGAGAATTCCAAGAATTCCTTATCTTCGAATGTAGTTTACCCTTTTTGGAACTCTAATTTTGCCATGGAAAATCGGAGTTTCTCAGTCCAATCCGCTTCTAAAATCCAAGATGGAGCTGCAGCTAAAGATTCTTCTTTTCAG GGAAGTGAATCATTCTTTAGGAGTATATTGGCGAGCATGGAAGCAGTATATCTGAATAAAAATCCCACTGCTAAGGCCATTTTGGAGCTAGTTCATTCTGCTGATGGTGATCGAATTTGCTATGATCATTTTGCATTTAGGACATTTGGG GTTAATGGCCATGGCATTGATTCTATGTCAAAGCTCTTCTTGGATTTTGGTTTTGAACAACGAGAAGAGTTGAGATTCCCTGCTAAGAAGTTGAAAGCTTTCTGGTTTTCTCCTCCGAAGGTTTCAACTTCCTGTCGTGGCAGTGGAGTTAATGGGCCGTTGCCAAGAATATTTATATCAGAACTTCTTGTTGATCAACTGAGTCCAGAAGCTCAG GATATAATTAAAAAATACACTGACATCTCTCGGTGCGGAAAAGAGTATGCAGCACTTGCAAGTGCATTTGGGACTTTGGCATGGGAAAAACCCTTGTATTCTGAATTTCAACAACTGGCTAG GGAGAGTGAGTACGCTGCCTGGACCCTTGTCAATGGATATgcattgaatcatgttaccataTCTACCCATCGGTTGACATCAAATCTGAGAAGCATCGGAAATCTAAATCAATTCATCGAGAAAAATGGTTTCAATTTGAACTCTGAAGGGGGTATTCTAAAGG TGAGCCCTGATGGTCTTCTGTTGCAAAGTTCAACTGTAGCAGATTCAACCTCTTTCGAATTTTCAGACGGCATTACAGAAGCAGTCCCTTGTTCATACATTGAATTTGCTGAGCGACTTGTACTACCCCAATATAAAGATTTACCAACAGAAAAG GTTGAGGAGTTCCACAGACGAGACGGGTTTGAGGTTGGAAATGCTGACAAGATATTTGAGAGTACATCGAAGGATCAGTTAACCCGTCGTGCTGCATGA